In a genomic window of Procambarus clarkii isolate CNS0578487 chromosome 10, FALCON_Pclarkii_2.0, whole genome shotgun sequence:
- the LOC138363056 gene encoding 3-hydroxyisobutyrate dehydrogenase, mitochondrial-like, translated as MENIEDAGARIAATPAEVASKVDSIITMLPNSQHVISCYTGEKGVFEAVQPGTLILDSSTIDPSVSKEMASLALKKGAVFMDSPVSGGVNAAKAGTLTFMVGGDEKEFEAAKGLLSAMGQNVVYCGGVGNGQAVKICNNMLLAISMIGTAETMNLGMRLGLEPKLMASIINTATGRCWSSELYNPVPGVLQNVPSSNNYEGGFGAALMAKDLGLAQDAATKSLTPTPLGSLAHQIYRVMCNSGLAEKDFSSVFQFLQERSSK; from the exons ATGGAAAATATTGAGGATGCAGGTGCAAGGATTGCTGCTACTCCAGCTGAGGTGGCCAGTAAAGTGGATAGTATCATCACCATGCTGCCTAATTCACAGCATGTAATATCATGCTATACTGGAGAAAAGGGAGTTTTTGA AGCAGTGCAGCCTGGGACACTTATTTTGGACAGCAGCACCATTGATCCCAGTGTGTCTAAAGAGATGGCCAGCTTAGCTCTGAAGAAAGGTGCTGTTTTCATGGATTCCCCCGTGTCTGGAG GTGTGAATGCTGCCAAGGCTGGAACTCTGACATTCATGGTTGGAGGAGATGAAAAGGAGTTTGAGGCAGCAAAAGGACTGCTGTCTGCCATGGGTCAAAATGTTgtttattgtggtggtgttggaaatgGACAAGCTGTCAAGATCTGTAATAACATGCTATTAGCCATCTCCATGATTGGCACTGCTGAAACCATGAACTTAGGGATGAG GTTAGGGCTGGAGCCCAAGTTGATGGCCAGTATCATTAACACAGCCACTGGAAGGTGCTGGTCAAGTGAACTATACAATCCAGTCCCTGGTGTACTGCAAAATGTTCCCTCCTCCAACAACTATGAG GGTGGCTTTGGAGCTGCTCTCATGGCAAAGGATTTGGGTTTAGCTCAGGATGCAGCAACGAAGAGTCTCACCCCGACCCCTCTTGGCTCTCTTGCACACCAG ATTTACAGAGTTATGTGCAACTCTGGTTTAGCAGAGAAGGACTTTTCATCTGTGTTCCAGTTTCTTCAGGAACGAAGTTCAAAATGA